One genomic window of Polyangium aurulentum includes the following:
- a CDS encoding PDDEXK nuclease domain-containing protein, which translates to MPPAKKVARSRVHARASSRSRVPDRKAIVKSSARQLLLPPGYDKLLRELKARVRSAQAKAAAKVNQELVRLYLHIGKRLAENDGKEGWGERVVERLANDLRETFPTMSGFSRTNLFYMRQVWLAWSDAGEIVQQLVGQIPWSHHLVLVTKVRDADARAFYLARAVEHGWSRAMLTVQIESRLHRRQGRAITNFHRTLPAPQSDLAHQTLKDPYIFDFLQIGPELRERELEQRLLEHVQRFLLELGVGFAFVGRQVHLEIGGEDYYLDLLFYHLQLRCFVVIELKTVPFKPEFAGKMNFYLSATDDLLRHPSDRPSIGLLLCKSKDRLVVEYALRDTRKPIGVAEWETRIVESLPEELRGSLPTVEEIEAELAGRSNKRR; encoded by the coding sequence ATGCCCCCTGCAAAGAAGGTCGCGCGATCGCGGGTGCATGCGCGCGCTTCGTCCCGATCGCGCGTCCCCGACCGCAAGGCGATCGTGAAGAGCAGCGCGCGCCAGCTCTTGCTGCCCCCGGGCTACGACAAACTCCTGCGCGAGCTCAAGGCGCGCGTCCGCTCCGCGCAGGCCAAGGCCGCGGCGAAGGTCAACCAGGAGCTCGTCCGGCTCTACCTGCACATCGGCAAGCGGCTCGCCGAGAACGATGGCAAGGAGGGCTGGGGGGAGCGCGTCGTCGAGCGGCTGGCCAACGACCTGCGCGAGACTTTCCCCACGATGAGCGGGTTTTCTCGCACGAACCTCTTCTACATGCGGCAGGTCTGGCTGGCGTGGTCCGACGCTGGGGAAATAGTCCAACAGCTTGTTGGACAAATTCCCTGGAGCCACCATCTCGTGCTGGTCACGAAGGTCCGCGACGCCGATGCGAGGGCGTTTTACCTCGCGCGGGCCGTGGAGCACGGCTGGAGCCGCGCCATGCTCACCGTGCAGATCGAGTCGCGCCTGCATCGCCGTCAGGGCCGCGCCATCACCAACTTTCATCGCACCCTGCCCGCGCCGCAGTCCGACCTCGCCCACCAGACGCTCAAGGACCCCTACATCTTCGACTTCCTACAGATCGGCCCCGAGCTCCGCGAGCGCGAACTCGAGCAGCGGCTCCTCGAGCACGTGCAGCGGTTCTTGCTCGAGCTCGGGGTCGGCTTCGCCTTCGTCGGGCGGCAGGTGCACCTCGAGATCGGCGGCGAGGACTACTACCTCGACCTGCTCTTTTATCACCTCCAGCTCCGCTGCTTCGTCGTCATCGAGCTCAAGACCGTCCCCTTCAAGCCCGAGTTCGCGGGCAAGATGAACTTCTACCTCTCCGCGACGGACGACCTCCTGCGCCACCCCAGCGACCGGCCGAGCATCGGCCTTCTGCTCTGCAAGTCGAAGGACCGCCTCGTCGTCGAGTACGCGCTCCGCGACACGCGCAAGCCCATCGGCGTCGCCGAGTGGGAGACCCGCATCGTCGAGTCCTTGCCCGAAGAGCTGCGCGGGAGCCTGCCGACGGTGGAGGAGATCGAGGCCGAGCTCGCGGGGCGCTCGAACAAACGCCGCTGA
- a CDS encoding RNA polymerase sigma factor translates to MSDAEPGPSSPRPGLAAPASGEPPAGDRVSGVVTVGGGEGAADRESGVVPVRAGGARATDEMDDLDLVLRCIGHDHEAFRVFVARYEPMVFRVLSRLAVRRGQRDTRRRELEDLAQEVFLNAFRAFPRYVPHGSAKPSTWLYEIAINVARDFHKKRALATEPIEPWSSSLAAPADASPEVAWERRELGDAIAAAAEELPHALREVFVLSKLEGLSPREIARIVGIGPITVRTRLFRAKHLMRKKLRAFRRSRR, encoded by the coding sequence GTGTCCGACGCTGAGCCGGGCCCGTCCTCGCCGCGGCCCGGGCTAGCCGCCCCGGCGTCCGGGGAGCCGCCTGCCGGCGACCGCGTGAGCGGCGTCGTGACGGTCGGGGGCGGCGAGGGCGCGGCGGATCGCGAGAGCGGGGTCGTCCCGGTGCGGGCAGGCGGCGCGCGCGCGACGGACGAGATGGACGATCTGGACCTCGTCCTGCGCTGCATTGGTCACGACCACGAGGCCTTCCGCGTCTTCGTCGCGCGCTACGAGCCCATGGTGTTCCGCGTCCTGTCGCGCCTCGCGGTGCGCCGCGGCCAGCGGGACACGCGCCGCCGCGAGCTCGAGGACCTCGCGCAGGAGGTCTTCCTGAACGCCTTCCGCGCCTTCCCGCGCTACGTGCCGCACGGCTCGGCGAAGCCCTCGACCTGGCTGTACGAGATCGCGATCAACGTCGCGCGCGACTTCCACAAGAAGCGCGCGCTCGCCACCGAGCCCATCGAGCCCTGGTCCTCGTCGCTCGCGGCGCCCGCGGACGCGAGCCCCGAGGTCGCGTGGGAGAGGCGCGAGCTGGGCGACGCGATCGCCGCCGCGGCCGAAGAGCTCCCCCACGCGCTGCGCGAGGTCTTCGTCCTGTCCAAGCTCGAGGGGCTGTCGCCGCGCGAGATCGCGCGCATCGTGGGCATCGGACCGATCACGGTGCGCACGCGGCTGTTTCGCGCCAAGCACCTCATGCGCAAGAAGCTCCGCGCGTTCCGCAGGAGCCGGCGATGA